In Salvelinus namaycush isolate Seneca chromosome 36, SaNama_1.0, whole genome shotgun sequence, one DNA window encodes the following:
- the LOC120030650 gene encoding endophilin-A1-like: protein MEKKVDTTGRAVLDIMTKTTEYLQPNPASRAKLSLIGTMSKIRGQEKGPGYPQAETVLGEAMQRFGRELGEESCFGLALLDAGEAMGELGAVKDALDMEVKQNFIDPLQNLQEKDIKEIQHHLKKMQGRRLDFDYKKKRHGKGVLEEEITQALEKFDESKEVAEQSMFNLLESDIEQVSQLAALVQAQLEYHRQATEILQQLSSKLHERIREAQDKPRKEYVPKPRMVLELLPPSDSHNGGLNTTKSPGPASSPAPMDQPCCRALYDFVPENEGELGFKDGEIITLTNQIDDNWYEGMVNGQSGFFPINYVDILVPLPH from the exons ATGGAAAAG aagGTGGACACCACCGGTAGAGCAGTGCTGGACATCATGACCAAAACTACAGAATACCTACAGCCCAACCCAG CATCCAGGGCTAAGCTGAGTCTGATAGGGACCATGTCTAAGATCAGAGGACAGGAGAAGGGTCCGGGTTACCCCCAGGCTGAGACTGTACTGGGTGAGGCCATGCAACGCTTCGGACGAGAGCTGGGAGAGGAGTCATGCTTTG gtCTGGCTCTCCTAGATGCTGGGGAGGCCATGGGTGAGCTGGGGGCTGTCAAGGATGCCTTGGATATGGAGGTCAAACAGAACTTTATTGATCCGCTACAGAACTTACAGGAAAAAGACATCAAAGAAATACAG CACCACCTGAAGAAGATGCAGGGACGCCGCCTGGACTTTGACTATAAGAAGAAACGTCACG GTAAAGGAGTTCTGGAGGAGGAGATCACACAGGCGCTGGAGAAGTTTGATGAGTCCAAAGAGGTGGCAGAGCAGAGCATGTTCAACCTGCTGGAGAGTGAT ATTGAGCAGGTGAGTCAGCTAGCAGCGTTGGTCCAGGCCCAGTTGGAGTATCACAGACAAGCTACAGAAATACTACAGCAGCTCTCCAGCAAGCTGCACGagag GATCCGGGAGGCACAGGATAAACCCAGGAAGGAGTATGTTCCTAAACCCCGGATGGTCCTGGAGCTGCTCCCCCCGAGCGACAGCCACAATGGGGGGCTCAACACCACCAAGTCCCCTGGCCCAGCCTCGTCCCCTG ctcCTATGGACCAACCGTGCTGCCGGGCGTTGTATGACTTTGTGCCGGAAAACGAGGGTGAGCTGGGCTTCAAAGATGGCGAAATCATCACCCTAACCAATCAGATCGATGATAACTGGTACGAGGGCATGGTCAACGGCCAATCAGGTTTCTTCCCCATCAACTACGTGGATATCCTGGTTCCACTTCCTCATTAG